In Microvirga sp. 17 mud 1-3, the genomic window CACTGGCGCGCCACGCGCGGGATCCGGAGGCCGCCATCGTCCTCCTGGCCGGGGACCTGCCGGTCCTGACGGCGGGCGAGCCGGGCACCTGCTTCCTGCCCGCTTCCGTGCTCGAAAGGCTGCCCGCCCACCGGGAGCAGGTCTTCCTCGGATATCTCCAGGACAGGCCGGTGATCGCCACCCTGGCCGACCCGGAGGCCGCAAAAACCTTCGAGGAGGATCCGGCCTTCACGGTCGAGAACCTGCGTGCCGTCGCGGTGAACGGCCTCGTGCCGGCCGAGGAGCTTGGCACGCTCGCCATGGCGAAGTCCCTGCTCGACTGGCATGCCCGGCACCGCTTCTGCGCCAATTGCGGCGCCCCGACGTGCCACGCCCAGGCGGGCTTCCGCCGCGACTGCGACGCCTGCGGGGCGCAGCACTTCCCCCGCACGGACCCGGTCGTGATCATGCTGATCACCCGCGGCGACCGGTGCCTGCTCGGGCGCCAGCCCCGCTTCGCGCCGCGGTCCTATTCGTGCCTGGCGGGCTTCCTGGAACCGGGAGAGACCATCGAGGACGCGGTGCGGCGGGAGGTATTCGAGGAGGCAGGGATCCGGGTCGGCGCCGTGCGCTACTTGGCCTCCCAGCCCTGGCCCTTCCCGTCCTCGATCATGATCGGCTGCGCCGGCGAGGCGGAGAGCGACGAGATCGTCTTCGACACGGCCGAGCTGGAGGATGCCCGCTGGTTCTCCAAGGACGATGTCCGGCGCATGATCGCCGGAACCCACGAGACCTTCGCGGCCCCCTCGCCGATCGCCATTGCGCATCATCTCCTGCGCCAGTGGGTGCGGGATTAGGCTAAGAGGCCCCTTCCGGCGCGGGTCCCGCACACGCTTGCAGGAACGGAGACCGCAGAAACGACCTTTCTCATCAAGATTGTGCATTGCAACCCGGATCGGT contains:
- the nudC gene encoding NAD(+) diphosphatase, with product MTSLMAYITNRLVRHSVEHDPEALARHARDPEAAIVLLAGDLPVLTAGEPGTCFLPASVLERLPAHREQVFLGYLQDRPVIATLADPEAAKTFEEDPAFTVENLRAVAVNGLVPAEELGTLAMAKSLLDWHARHRFCANCGAPTCHAQAGFRRDCDACGAQHFPRTDPVVIMLITRGDRCLLGRQPRFAPRSYSCLAGFLEPGETIEDAVRREVFEEAGIRVGAVRYLASQPWPFPSSIMIGCAGEAESDEIVFDTAELEDARWFSKDDVRRMIAGTHETFAAPSPIAIAHHLLRQWVRD